The Belonocnema kinseyi isolate 2016_QV_RU_SX_M_011 chromosome 2, B_treatae_v1, whole genome shotgun sequence nucleotide sequence GAACCTTGCCCTAACCTCTTACTGCAATATGCCGAACCTTGCAatgcaagaagatagggctatcttatatttcagaaaagatagaaatggatgcACATGGccaggaaaatagggattaaaaaggaTAGACGAATTTTAATAATGCTcaacggatagaaaaagatagaggtGGATGAGCTgtggatttatttaaataaaaagactgggattcaagaagataaggctatcttagattttagaaaagatagaaatggatttaAATGGACAGAGaaatagggattaaaaaggaTAGACGAAATCTAAGATTgcccaacggatagaaaaggatagaggtggataagctgtggatttatttacatagaaagactgggattcaagaagataaggctatcttagatttttgaaaagatagaaaaagattccaCGATAGCCGTGGATAAGCCAAGGATTCATTTGTAAAGAAACACTAAAATAGGGATTAGGAGTGGAAAAAAGGATACATGTGGATAAGTGGCGGATAGACATTGATAGGAACATTGGGATTGAAAAGAAAAGAGGTGATTGTAGTTTGGAAGAAAGAGAGAAAATGATCCAAGGGATAGACCTGGGATCAAGATGGATATATCGGTTCTTtccatttcaatcttaaatatagaaaatgattcaaacggATAGAGACTCTATCCATTTACTTTGAGCAGGGTACCGCACGGatacaacctgatatcggctttgactcAGGCTGATTAGAATTCAGATGGTTGTTATTTTATATATACCCCGAGTAAAACTGTTTGATCGCGAAGCAAGTAATTTTTAACAGCTACAATTTGAGAAATAAATGAGCAAAGTTTGTGTTTTTGACTGTCCagtatttgaccttaaaatccttttataCATTTGGTCTATTTGTGctacaattattatccatagctggttaaaTTGAATGCCAGATTACGCAAATCTGCAAGTGCCACAagaattataggttatgtttctatgggTTAGATTATAGAATTCGTGACTGGTACCACCCattatttctaacctaaaagtcTTGTTTTTCATGTACGCATAATTGATTATATTGgtgaaaataattcacaaaatatgttccactttatcaaaaagaattaaatttttcgtatatATACTCTTTTTCCCAGCAAGAATGTCTAAAAACAGTTTAATGCAAAGTTGAATAtggtaaaatcaaatttttggtagactcatatttgacacgttataataatgcaattaacgataatttaaatgctttctttaacaaatcgcttaaaatttacttcaatttcatgttctGTTCAGAATTGACTATTATATTTGATTAACtacattgttttgttttaattttgctcATTTAACATCGACTTTACCTTTTAGACTTTAATTGTATATGTTTGCATTTTAATGGAATTCtgattttgaagttttatcgattTCTTCTCTTATCCTTATTtctcggtaataagcgttgaatagagaaaaattaattttttcagattttagcgtaaaagtgaagattattctattattttgaatgcgcgattttccATCTGTATAAACTGTCATTATAATAATAGGATATTTCCGAAActaattcatttctatttccattgaggccgccgcataggttcctgttctccaaaagagaacgtgttttcaatatctttaaatccttgcaattgtaccgacagatacacCTTACAGAGATATCTTCTTttccccaaaagtgttcgtattttgagattatttaattccttctaataatttcacaaaatatgtgtttatattaaaaattatatattttattatatatttatatgatatattaagaaattgttttaatttcttcgtGTAGAATTAAAGTTGTGAAAATTTAATCCTAATCCAATTATGTttttctagagttaaaattatttaaattccgaTCTTAATTTTAACTGAAAGCTTTCAAGTCGGACATTTCGAACACGTCACCTAtctcttttattttgtttaaactatgaTTAGCAGCAACTCGTGCTAGTGTATTAGTCTCGAGTCAACAAATACACTTcgtaaaattgcattaattaactTTCGGGACGAcgattcaaagattttattacaTGTGACAACAATGAGacatttcttttaaacttttaactattttaattatttgtcgtGCCAGTACAAAGTCCGGTCgttcaaaatgtctaaaaaacaGCCTGAGCTGTGCCTTCTCGAGCAAGTGAAACTTGCTAgccgaataaaaaatttgtaccaACGTTCTCTGGGAATTATACCGAGTAGTCCAATTGTTCGGACTTGTTTAAATCTCTTATTACAGAAAATACAGAAATCGCGGATGTTGTTAAATTACgtcctttaaaaacaaatttaacaggAGAGCCGGCTCAGCTGCTTAAAAACATTCCGGTTACAAACGAAAATTATAAGCGTCCGTGGGATTTGTTAGTAAAACGTTACGAGAATAAGAGAATATTAATCAATTCTCACGTGTCTATTATCTATTCGTTAAAGCCTCTAAAATTGGAACCAGCTTCGAATTCGAAGGATCTTGTCAATATAGCtgaagaaaacttaaaaactctCGAGGCGCTTAAATGTCCAATCGACCATTGGTTACATTTCCTAGTTTTTCATCTAACCAACTTACTGGACTCACAAACTCGACGTGACAGGGAGACATCACTAGGTGATTCCACTGAGTCTCCTTTTTATGATTCCTTGCACACATTTCTTCAGGACAAGTTCGCACATTGGAGATTATTGAAGGCAATCCAGCTACCTTAAAGGATTCTTCAAGTTCAAAGTCGAATGGCAAATCACAGGGGTTAATGTATGGTAAGGGAAACCGCGGGTCGAACAAGAGTTCTGCATTATCATCCCACCTTTTAACAGATCAGTCTCAGAACTCTCAACAAGTTCGAAAATGTTTCGCATGTAGGCAAAAGGATTTCGCAACTAAAAGGAAATGATGCTTCAACTGTCTGCATTGACATTCAACAGTCGAATGTCCTTAATGAAGAACGTGTCGATTATATGATCAGAAACATCACACCATGCTTCATCAAGATGCGACCATATCAAACATCACTCATCAGCCACCTTCAACTCAGGGCGAAGATCGTACATTTTCCAGCATTCATCATCTCAGCATTCATCATGTTACTCGACTGAGAGCAAAAGGTTTATTACCTACAGCTGTTATCAAGGTCAAGTCAATTAGTGGTGCTTTAGTGTTTGTGCGTGCACTCCTTGATCAGGGATCTAAAGTGTCTCTCGTATCTGAGTCTCTCGCACAGCGAATCAAGCTCTAAGATGTGAATTAGGTTTGCTGGCTATCAGTGCAGGACGATCTACATCAACTCACGCGGCAGTCTCGTGTATTCTTGTGCCATGTTTCGAATCCGACTTCGAGTACCCACTGGACGCGCTCGGCTACCGCGTCTTATTCCATACCACCCATACCACCCACGTTTCGAAAAGGGTAATAGAAGTTTGTGTCATCTTCGAGGTTTAAATCTAGCGGACCCAGATTTCGGAAACTAAAAAATGATCGACGTGATCATTGGAGCAGACGGTTCTCCTTATTTGCTTCTTCCGAACATTCGAAAAGGTTCCTTTAACGCTCCTGTTGCTCAGGAAACGTACTTCGCTTGGACCATATCTAGGAAAACTACAGGAGATTTGTTACTTAAAACAACTGAAGAGCCTTCTCCAGTACTAGGGATGCAtgtttttttgcaaaataccttAGCCTTTCACCTTCAAAGGTTTTCGGAGGAACAAGAGGTTCCATCAAAGTTCGATTCCTATGAAGAAAGATATTGTCTTCTATTCGTCGTGACTCTTCTCGCTCCCTCCACCTTCCACATCACGGGGTATGGCGTGAATTAAGCGCTACTACCAAGTTGAGAGTAGTCTTCAATGGATCTCAAAAGACTGAATCTGGAATTTTGCTCAATAAATGCCTGCATACTGGAGCCACACTTCTCCAAAATCTAGTCGACATTATACTTCATTGGAGATGTTTTCGCATAGCTCTCTGTGCTGGCGTAAAGAAAATGTACCGACAAATCCAGGTACACAGAGACAATCAGGACCTTCAACTAATCCTGTGGAGAAGATCGCTAAATGATTCAGTTGAAAAGTATCGTCTTACGACTGTTACTTGCGATTTGTCTTGTGCTCCTTTTCTTGCACTCGTGTAGGAGGTAGGAGGTAGGTCGAAGAATTCAGCCTTGGATCCCGATGAGAAAAATCCTCTCAATCTCAGCTCTGAATCAACTATGAGGAGTCTTCTTATTGATCATAATCATCGACATTGTCTTCCTGGTGGTATCCAGCTAACTCTTGAAACCTTCAGACAAACATACTGGATTCTACGTGGTCGATCAGTAGTGAAGGCTTTTCTTCATCGATGTTTACCATGCCTACATCGAGCCGTAAAGCCTCAACAATTGATGGCAGACCTCCCAGCAATTCGCTCTACACCATTTCGACCATTTCTACATACTGGCGTCGATTATGCTGGACCCGTTTACTTGCGAACAACTAAGGGTCGTGGTTATCGATCATATAAATGCTCTATCGCAGTCTTCGTTTGCTGCTCTACTCAAGCTATTCACTTAGAAGCCGTGTCGGACTATAAGGCTGATGTCTTTCTTGCTGACAACTACAGATTTATTACTCGACGTGGAATTTGTGCCACCTTGACAAGCGATCAAGGTACAAACTTCGTTCGAGCAGACGTCAAGCTTAGAGCGATGTTTTTAGCAGCTTCAAAGGAGTCAACCGTTTTAGCTTCCTGTCATGCTTCGCATGATACGGAGAGGCTATTCAATCCACCAGGTGCACCGCACTTTGGGGGAATTTGAGAAGTGGCAGTGAAGTCAGCAAAACACAAATACTAGGCTCACATACGAAGAAATGAGCACATTTCTGGTTCAAGTAGAAGCCTGTGGGAATTCAAGACCTCTTCAGTCTATATCCGCTGATCCTGATGATCTAACGGCTCTTACTCcaagtcattttttgtttggaGAATCTCTCAACAGTATCCCTGAGCCAAGTGACATTGAAATTACCTCAAATCGCTTATCTCGATGGCAATTGTTACAACAAATGCAGCAGCATTTCTGGCAACGATGGTCCTCGCACTACCTAAAAGAGGTTCAACCTCGCTCGAAGTGGAACACTCCTTATCTATCATTTGAAGTTGGTGATCTCGCTTTTATCCGTGATGAAAATTCACCACCAAAAAAGTGGCCTTTAGGGCGTGTCGTTAACCTTCATCCCGGTTCTGATAGTCTTGTGCGCGTTGTGTCTCTTCGCACTGCGAGTTATTTGTTTAAACGCCCTATAGTAAAGTGTCTTAAAGTGTcgtataatttgttttcaattgtgTTATCTGAATGTTTAAACTTATTTCTGTCTTGTACTTTTAAGAAGGTTTTAACTACTTATTTATTGAATCGTCATCAAAAACTTGTAATAGGTTTTCttcttgaaaactttaatttttattcactgtcattatgaaatatttgttttttgaatgATATGTGTgaacctttttttcaattttgtgccAACAAAGCGGGCGGAATCTTCGGAATTgactgttatattttattaactacattgttttattttaatttcgctcatttaacaacaattttaaagtgTTATCGATTTCTTCTCTTATCCTGATTCCTCTATCGTTGAGTCATATGCTTTCAATGAGTGAGAACTTTGCGTACCTTCTGCAAAGAAATTTTAGTCGTCGTCCGAATGTTAAATTGAGAACTTGTCTCGTCATTTCGGTAGACAAGTTCGAAATAATATTTGTGTATAAGATTTTATCAACgtatcagattttaaattatttaatatatactATCTTGATTCTTcgaccaatttttaaatattaaaaaaagtgtgtTCTATTCTTCATCTAAGTGACCCGTCCTTCAATTTATTTgtcgttaaaaaatttgaaaacattacgtcatttttctaaataaacttcCCTCGTTTGCAAACATGTTCCAATactttgattttggaaaaaaatttcatgttccaatattttttaatatgtttaccTATCAGCTTTTTACTctcatcataatttttttcaggttttttttgcagaatatcacaccaggtgcgttcaaaaaatcattggattatcaacatcaactcctaaatatttgacttaaaaaaaaggaagtcaaccacatattttaagtgacaacaAATTAAAGAGCTGCACAAGTTCAAGTCGGATGGCCACTGACTGGGAAACCCGAGAATTATAGCTCAGATTTTTAAACAGCAAGAAGTACCTTAAAGTTTAAAGGAAAACTGGGAATTTTCCAGCTACATTTTTTCCTTTTGTAGAAGATTTGATCTAAATTTCcctaaaaagtaatcttttttgtgtcgtaaaatcaactattttgatgaacactcgtctatttcgaacagctagttcgaccttttagattcaaaattcgcattttaatttgaaaattcttctattaaattccgcgttcagaattgatcttttttgtttaaaggttcaacaaaatatttgaatttattaaaaaaagagattaattcttaacccagaattttatattgaaaattttcaaattaaaattgagtttttaatttaaaagatgaaaccgtctatcgaaaatggaataatgttaaacaaaatagttaaattgtaaaacaacaagttaaattttcatccaaaagctgagttgaaaaaatcgttaaaattctttgaaataccatacaatatttcaaatcctttaaaatctcatattaaattactgtaatcaattgaaaattccttcgaacctgttaaaatactctaaatatttcgaaatctgctaaatcttttgaaacaccttgacaccttttaaagatttctaaggtactttggagttttttaaacaacccttctaaaattgttaaaattctttgaaattactttaaattataaaaatgaattgaaaattcattaacatctttttaagcatcctcaaatattttaaatcctttaaaatcttttgaaatctcttgaaaattccttgaagttttgaacataccctaaaatatttcaaatcttttacaatcacATACTACatgtttgaaatcaattgaaaattccttgcaatctattaaaatatatcaaattaaattaccgtaatcaaggttttaaaactacttctttaaaattctttgaaatttctgtaaattataaaaataaattgaaaatttcttgacatcttttaaaacatcctcaaatatttaaaatcctttaaaatcttttgaaatctcttaaaatttttgtaaactgtTTACAAttccatgaaaattaaaaaaaaaacctaaaatatttaaaattttttaaaatctcatagtcaattatttaaatttatagagaatatatatatatatatatatatggccaAAAACGCGGACTGTTACGTTACATTCAATCGCATATTTTgatatgaaatttttggaaacacaTAGAATTCGATATTTTGGATATTTCATATGCATGTCACTGAAAGAATACCTTTCatgtaacatttttcataacTATAATAATTTCTGTATACCTTGTTATTCAATAGTAACAAATGTTTAAACACGGACTGTTACGTTACAAACTTTTGGCAGTAGGTTTTTAAGTTTCTTTACATTATTGAAAAAGTCTGGTCTTTTGGAATGACAATTCATAAAGCCTagtacataattttcaatttttctaataaaagtgatgaattaaatatcaattagggaaaaaaattgttttttctttttcttaaagcAAAAATGTTTGGTTTCTTACGTTACACAAAAAGACTGTTACGTTACCTGTGTGATTGGCTTTGACACAAAAAGTAAAcccaagttttaaaaatgttttaatctttcaattccgcaacaaataaaattgattaagttgtctttcgattatatatttaagtaccaatacataaaataataatacattcgaTTATACATCCGAATATCTGATATGAAATTCGAAAGTAGAAacaaatcttcaaatatttagtgcactcgttaaattcgttgaaattgaGATACAAGGTGAAAATTAggtaacattataaattttatccTTGTTTTGAAGTGTAAAAAGTGAGAGTTGTTCTATCAATCACTTGAATCTGATGAGCCGATACTATGTCACGGATATTTTTTGCACAGTTGAAAATAGCAGGtgcgttcaaaatgtaatttatgtCAAGAAAATCAGTCTCAGTTACTTCTTCGAAAGCGATTTTAGACGCGGTTACATTTAATGCAGCAATAAAATCTGAAGCACAATTTCTAATACATTTGTGAGACAAATTATGCTTTCTCATTAGCATCTTGGCAGTTGCACCAATACCATTGATGCAACCCTTTACATGAGAAGTCGCATAGTAGTTCCAGTAGATTTTTAAACCGAATTCGCTTTATAAAACAGGAATGACTGCAGCGATGaacgattaaaatattttctaggtTAATAAATCATCATGGTTATGATATTTTGATTATCAAGGAAAAAAGACTGTTACGTTACAGATTGTTCTTGGCTTAAAACACTGATGCAAATGAAAAACATTGctgattttttatacttttttgtaaaataaactgaaagtattcgaggaaaattaaacattttctttttatcaacgTGATAGATGTTTCGTCAAAAAACATATTCCGATTTTGGACTGTTacgttacattaaaaaaaagcgtACTACTTTTATGTACGTTGAAAACTCCGATAAAATTGTATTCCTCGTATATATTGTTCAGTTACTTTGTATACACCAAATTCTATCTGAAAGACACGAAGGAGCAATCTTCAATTCTTGGAAGAAACAACGGGTCTCATGTTGACATTTATTTTGCTTGATTATGGGAGGTGTATAacctcaaaatgataaaaaaaactcgtgaaattcaaagaaatattattttgcagGTGGTTTCCTTTTCCGCGTTTTTGGCCATATGTGCTACTCTCAAAAACTGCaaccgatcccagcgaaatcgcggtaaaatttcagccacaaccacgtctcacgaccgtgagataggtggttacagtctgcaacgtaatcaatacgacgatccggcaaaagtctcgtgcaccctgaggacacggagcgacccaagcacaacagccttctgcatttttccgcaTTTTTTCCTATATTCAATCAGTTGCGAATTTCtcaagaaaatcaggaaatttaatCCCTCAGTCAGCTGTCTACACTACCAAGTTTGCTCTTGTGTTTTGATGGACCCTAACAAAATGACGAAGATAACACTCTCTACGTTTTCATCAAGGAGAACGAACAAATTAAGGAAGGAGGACTGTTTCCatcagaaaaagaagaatctcCAACTCCATGTCAAGGAAAGCTGTACATTAATCTTCATAATATGCATGCATCATTTCATCATGGCCGNNNNNNNNNNNNNNNNNNNNNNNNNNNNNNNNNNNNNNNNNNNNNNNNNNNNNNNNNNNNNNNNNNNNNNNNNNNNNNNNNNNNNNNNNNNNNNNNNNNNAATTTTAAGGAatgtcaaagaattaaaaaaatgttgaaagagtTATTTTTGGGACACAATTTTTCCTCGATGAAGGCCCCtgttttaaagtattgaaaatgataacgcggATTTCTATTTTTGGCATTGTATCTGAATCCTTGAACTCTATACTTAATCaaagttaaattctaaatttgcagtttatctTTATTTCGTTTAAACTTGTTTATTTCGAAAGTATTAcaaccttccattttatacgtgtaaacaACTGTAAATCGAAtacaaagtttttcaattaaaaaattttaaaaccttaatttaaaatgtataaaatttaagagtttcattttgaGTTTAACTTGAACTTTCTTTGATTTATGCGTTGGAAGTGCACCTGGATTCTCTaacacataataatttttttcaacaacttcTAAAGTATGAGTACTGTTTGATTAAATAGGTGatgctttctgttaaaaaaaattaaaataaaacacgtGAATTAACGCGAATACCTAAAAAAAAGGTCTTTGCTTCCCAAATTTGTTATACTTaatatttttctcataatttttcctATAACACTTCTCTGTCAATAATATATGCGCTTATTCGGAAGTTAATATCaataaacgttaattttcaaaattttggaaaagctttAATACTtaagaaaacaatatatttcaagaAACGGTACGAACAAGCATATAAAGATATAAGTTTTCGTAGAATATCGTTATGCTTTTGGATTTCTAGATCAATTTATGTgcgatttattaataacaataatataaattttgttcgaatttttaattttatgtataattttgtaacgtaaatagaagaaaaacgttacaGCTGCCCGGCTTGAGTAGATCTGCCCTTCACGGTATACCCTTGGCGCTTCAGGTAAGACCATGTATAAAAGGTGGTtgaccttaaattctcttctgtttGGCGGCCCACATAGGTATCCAGAGCTTTTGCCGCGGAGCACAATAGATAGAGGTAAGAGGGAGGTGCAGAAAAGTTTCGGACTTGAAGAGTCTCCTTGGAAGACCCCCCTCTTATATGTGACATAATTAGTAGTCACTTGTTTTTTCTCAGATCTAATGACGAATCTTGTCCGCCACAAGAGGATAAGCTCTTTCATATATCTCACTATTTTTCGATGTACCTCCAGGCACTCAAGGAGCTTTATAATTAGCTCAAGGTTCGTATTATCGATTGCCTTTCGGTAGTCAATCCAAGCCATGGACAGATTGCGTCGATATCTGATCGAATCCTGGGTAATACGTATGTATATTAACAGGTTCTCTCTGCAAACAGCCAATCCTCTTTTACATCTACGTTGTACAACTATGCACTCCATACCGGCTCAATAGATAttaatatcctctctttgagAATGCCAGTAAATAGCTTGTAGCAGGTGTTTCAACAAGATATGGGCTGGTAGTTCTTTGGTCTTGAAAAATCTCCGGTCTTCGGGATCAGCACCGTGCGTCCTTCAACTAACCACTGCGGGATGGTTTCTTTTTCGTgtaagaaagtagtaaatatactAGCTAGATGTTGCGCTAAAAAGCGCTGAAATGTTTGTAGttctagcgataactttcttcacttcATCAGCAGTGATTATTTGACACTCCTTTTCTGGATGTTGCAACAGTTGCCTCTGGCAAAAGTTACGAAACCGTGAGATATATGTAGCGTCTTCCTCTCGCTTATGAGTATCCCCATATACTTGTTCCCACATGACTTGAATCTCTTTTCGATTAGACGGATTTTAAACGGCACatgacgttttgttgaaaatacaagaaGGATGAGTAGGAAAGGTGGAATTTTCCTGAATCCACTTTACTCCCCTTACAAGGCGCTTTTTGGCTATTGAAGAAGCTCTTATTTTTTGCGTCCAGTGCTACTTTATGGTCAACAGTTTATACTTGTGCAGCGTGTGATTTGCTTTCCGTAAGTTTTAAGCAAGTGCTCTAACATTTGGAGTGAACTTCTTATTTGATGTTATGTAGCTAATGACGCACTGAACATTGGATGCATGCCGTCTAGccgtttacatttttaactgaagctTTGCAATACGCTCACGAGGCTTACTCAAGCGTACTGAATCATTACTATATTATCATTACTTCTATTTTCGCTAAGTAGGGAGATCGCCTTTTCGTAAACTACACAGTTCAAATTGCAGAGGTCAACATCTTCAGGGAGCAAATCAGGGAGAGCAGTATTAACTTCAGCTAATTTATCCATCCTGAGAAAAACTTTTTGGTGGATTTTTGATAtcctatttctcatgttggcTTTATCGGCTATCTGCAACGGTGGTCTTGCTGAAACGACTGGTATGTTTTCTGGAGGATTTTGGTTTTCTTCTTGATAAAGAGCTTTATAACCCCCTTTGCATAACAAGGATACTTGACCTCCTAAATACTGGGTCCTTTTATGAGCATATTTCGAGTGCATATTGGCTCAACGTTCATGCAACCTTTGCATGTATCCTCTCCGCATCGGTGAGCTTCCTTGCCAACAGGCAAGGATGTCCCTTTTGAGTTGGTCCGAACATTTAAAACGATGTTCTTTCGCTTGTTCGGGGCCATCGCCTAGTCGTACCCTCGGTTCGGTCCTATTGCCACTCCCAACTGAACCATGGCCTTCAACCGAGACAGGCCTATTGTGGGTGGCTCTGCGCGACACTGGTGACGTAACCGCATAACTCATTGCATTGAGGAGTTAGCCCTTTTCAACGTGGCTGACTGCAAGAGCCGGAGCTTTCGGACGACGGGTTGCCACTTCTCTACCCCTTCTCTATTTATATTAATCACTTCTTActttgatgaaaagaattcctgaaaataaaatcaagaatctaacgaccaaatttggacaaccaccacaaaatgttcgcattggaatctgaaaaaaaggaacacttctctcccctctcttccccctaaaaaggaaaaaaagaaaggaaattattcatctttactttggacgaaaataaaaaggaggaaagaaaaatgagaaggcaaccaaccaaatccctttacttctcttttttatttctttcgtcctctttattcccaccattatcaaatcccaataagaaacattaaaaaaaaaaatatatatatatatatataataatcaccaacgcttcggcactcatacagctcccttatcaaggcaaaaaaat carries:
- the LOC117182613 gene encoding uncharacterized protein LOC117182613 is translated as MRSLLIDHNHRHCLPGGIQLTLETFRQTYWILRGRSVVKAFLHRCLPCLHRAVKPQQLMADLPAIRSTPFRPFLHTGVDYAGPVYLRTTKGRGYRSYKCSIAVFVCCSTQAIHLEAVSDYKADVFLADNYRFITRRGICATLTSDQGTNFVRADVKLRAMFLAASKESTVLASCHASHDTERLFNPPGAPHFGGI